A single genomic interval of uncultured Pseudodesulfovibrio sp. harbors:
- the feoB gene encoding ferrous iron transport protein B, which produces MTEYTLGIAGNPNCGKTTMFNSLTGSRQHVGNWPGVTVEKKIGHIKTGEHTIELVDLPGTYSLTAYTQEELVARNFLVDERPEVVIDVMNADALERNLYLAVQIMELGVPTVLGLNMMDEVRKNGKEIDGDKLAQLSGCSVVETVARHGQGTDELLRAAMHLADEKKGEWTPLHISYGPDLDPVLKEMEALIEANSFLTEKVPSRWTGIKYLEGDEDVIVKGRMANTKISDELAAMAAKVADHTQKTLNAAPDAIIADHRYGFIAGLIKGVVSYPVLSEDRISRSDAMDRVLTHKFFGPLIMLGIIYLIYKVTFTVGEIPMGWLEALFGLLGDAATAAIPEGYLQSLVVSGIIDGVGGVLGFVPLIMFMFLMISALEDSGYIARMAYMLDRVFKIFGLHGTSVLPFIVSGGIAGGCAVPGVMAARTLRSPKEKLATLFVAPYMTCGAKVPVFLMLSAAFFPENAATVMLTITLGAWGMALIVARILRSTVIKGASTPFVMELPPYRMPTLRGVLIHTWDRTWEYAKKAGTVILGISILIWAMMTFPELPADRIAHYEQQRAATQVEEQIAAIDNAQAEEAVRHTFAGRIGTALEPISELAGFNWRVNIALTGGFAAKEVIVSTLGTAYSLGEIDAEEAAPLSDRLVADPLFTKASAIALILFTMLYAPCFVTVVTMARESSWSWAMFSVVGSTSLAFGLAIIGYNVTKAFL; this is translated from the coding sequence ATGACAGAATATACTCTGGGAATCGCAGGCAACCCGAACTGCGGCAAGACAACCATGTTCAACTCCCTGACCGGTTCCCGACAGCACGTCGGCAACTGGCCCGGTGTTACCGTTGAAAAGAAAATCGGCCATATCAAAACCGGCGAACACACCATCGAACTGGTGGACCTGCCCGGAACCTACTCTCTCACCGCCTACACACAGGAAGAGCTGGTCGCACGCAACTTCCTCGTTGATGAACGCCCCGAAGTCGTTATCGACGTCATGAATGCCGACGCACTCGAACGCAATCTCTACCTCGCCGTGCAGATCATGGAACTCGGTGTTCCCACGGTTCTCGGCCTCAACATGATGGATGAGGTCCGCAAGAACGGCAAGGAAATCGACGGCGACAAACTTGCCCAGCTGTCCGGATGCAGTGTCGTGGAAACCGTTGCCCGTCATGGACAGGGCACGGACGAACTGCTGCGGGCCGCCATGCATCTCGCCGACGAAAAGAAAGGCGAATGGACCCCCCTGCATATCTCCTACGGCCCGGACCTCGACCCCGTACTCAAGGAAATGGAAGCACTCATCGAGGCGAACAGTTTCCTCACGGAAAAAGTGCCCTCCCGCTGGACCGGCATCAAATACCTCGAAGGTGATGAAGACGTCATCGTCAAGGGACGCATGGCCAATACCAAGATATCGGACGAGCTTGCAGCCATGGCCGCCAAGGTCGCCGACCACACGCAGAAGACACTCAACGCCGCACCGGACGCGATCATCGCCGACCACCGCTACGGATTCATCGCCGGACTCATCAAGGGCGTGGTTTCCTACCCGGTCCTGAGCGAAGACCGCATCAGCCGTTCCGATGCCATGGACAGGGTGCTGACCCACAAGTTTTTCGGCCCGCTGATCATGCTCGGCATCATCTATCTCATTTATAAGGTGACCTTCACGGTCGGTGAAATACCCATGGGCTGGCTTGAAGCACTCTTCGGCCTCCTCGGTGACGCAGCAACTGCCGCCATCCCGGAAGGCTACCTCCAGTCGCTCGTGGTCTCCGGCATCATCGACGGCGTGGGCGGCGTGCTCGGATTCGTGCCGCTCATCATGTTCATGTTCCTCATGATCTCCGCACTGGAAGACTCCGGCTACATCGCCCGCATGGCCTACATGCTTGACCGCGTGTTCAAGATATTCGGCCTGCACGGAACATCGGTCCTGCCGTTCATCGTGTCCGGCGGCATCGCTGGCGGCTGCGCCGTTCCCGGTGTCATGGCCGCCCGTACCCTGCGAAGCCCCAAGGAGAAACTGGCAACCCTGTTCGTGGCTCCGTACATGACCTGCGGCGCAAAAGTTCCGGTCTTCCTGATGCTCTCCGCAGCCTTCTTCCCGGAAAACGCCGCGACTGTCATGCTGACCATCACACTCGGTGCATGGGGCATGGCGCTCATTGTCGCCCGCATCCTGCGCTCCACGGTCATCAAGGGAGCATCCACCCCGTTTGTCATGGAACTGCCGCCCTACCGCATGCCCACGCTGCGCGGCGTGCTCATCCACACCTGGGACCGCACATGGGAATACGCCAAGAAAGCCGGTACCGTCATTCTCGGCATCTCCATCCTGATCTGGGCCATGATGACCTTCCCGGAACTTCCGGCAGACCGCATCGCGCACTATGAACAGCAGCGTGCAGCCACACAGGTGGAAGAGCAGATTGCCGCCATCGACAATGCTCAGGCAGAAGAAGCCGTCCGCCACACGTTTGCAGGCCGCATCGGCACCGCACTGGAGCCGATCTCCGAACTGGCAGGCTTCAACTGGCGCGTGAACATCGCCCTGACCGGCGGTTTCGCAGCCAAGGAAGTCATCGTCTCCACCCTCGGTACCGCCTACTCGCTGGGTGAGATCGACGCAGAAGAAGCCGCGCCGCTGTCTGACCGGCTCGTGGCCGATCCCCTGTTCACCAAGGCATCCGCCATCGCACTGATCCTGTTCACCATGCTCTATGCCCCCTGCTTCGTGACCGTCGTCACCATGGCGCGGGAATCCAGCTGGTCATGGGCCATGTTCAGCGTGGTCGGATCAACATCCCTCGCCTTCGGTCTGGCCATAATCGGCTACAACGTCACCAAGGCATTCCTCTAA
- a CDS encoding methyltransferase domain-containing protein has product MLVVKPRTDFEPVHALLMESLSAKAVMSAVELKMFDYLEGREVEVSELADEMALITERLEPVLDILVAADLLVKNGGGYANSPVASEFLVSNAPLYQGDSMALTMRFNATVEDSITTMLAGGEGDRAGTDEGWGMAEIMEGTAQDAKGGALSHVVDFVTELPGFDGFKSMCDIGGNHGMYTIGVLERNSGMNGVIYDLPHVVKQTGLRCEELGFSDRVTTQAMDFKEGRLPAGTYDLALTSHVLYAFEDDLNGAIQRIAEGLKPGGWFVSHHYAGRNGKGREMTKASLELLTRLCGYHSHFIEQEALTVALEAAGFGDLRFQSVSSGGLGLMTAARKLA; this is encoded by the coding sequence ATGCTCGTCGTCAAACCCCGTACAGACTTTGAACCGGTACACGCTCTTTTGATGGAATCGCTTTCTGCCAAGGCGGTCATGAGCGCGGTGGAGTTGAAGATGTTCGATTATCTTGAAGGGCGTGAAGTTGAGGTCTCTGAACTTGCGGATGAAATGGCGCTGATTACCGAACGGCTTGAGCCTGTTCTGGACATCCTCGTTGCGGCCGATCTGCTTGTGAAGAACGGCGGGGGATATGCCAATTCCCCTGTTGCCTCGGAATTTCTGGTGAGCAATGCGCCGCTATATCAGGGTGACAGCATGGCGCTCACCATGCGTTTCAATGCCACGGTGGAAGACTCGATAACCACCATGTTGGCTGGAGGCGAAGGGGACCGTGCCGGAACCGATGAAGGCTGGGGCATGGCCGAGATCATGGAAGGCACGGCTCAGGATGCAAAAGGCGGTGCCTTGTCGCACGTCGTCGATTTCGTGACCGAACTTCCGGGATTCGATGGTTTCAAATCCATGTGCGATATCGGCGGCAACCACGGCATGTATACCATTGGCGTTCTTGAGCGGAACAGCGGCATGAACGGTGTGATTTACGATCTTCCCCATGTCGTCAAGCAGACCGGCCTCCGGTGCGAAGAACTGGGATTCAGTGATCGCGTGACCACGCAGGCAATGGATTTCAAGGAAGGGCGTTTGCCTGCCGGAACGTACGATCTCGCCCTGACTTCACATGTGCTCTACGCTTTCGAGGACGACCTGAACGGCGCGATTCAGCGGATTGCCGAAGGATTGAAGCCCGGTGGCTGGTTCGTGTCCCACCATTATGCGGGACGCAACGGCAAAGGGAGGGAAATGACAAAGGCTTCGCTGGAGCTTCTCACGCGCCTATGCGGGTACCATTCCCATTTTATCGAGCAGGAAGCATTGACGGTTGCGCTGGAGGCTGCCGGGTTCGGTGATCTCCGTTTCCAGTCCGTGTCTTCTGGTGGGCTGGGGCTTATGACCGCTGCCCGAAAGCTGGCGTAG
- a CDS encoding MarR family winged helix-turn-helix transcriptional regulator: protein MRSFDEMVPVLRNFSRAMAKYSQIERKAFDFGIGMELYPAEIHMVMAVDMRDGAGVTELAEELGITKGAVSQLVTKLVKKGLLLKEPDPENGSRVVVMTTEIGHAASENHLAFHRDHDKIFLEYMATLDAASYATVSQLSEQMEKWMDNYLK, encoded by the coding sequence ATGAGATCATTCGATGAAATGGTGCCCGTCCTGAGGAATTTCAGTCGGGCCATGGCAAAGTATTCGCAAATCGAGCGCAAGGCGTTTGACTTCGGCATAGGCATGGAGCTGTATCCTGCGGAGATCCACATGGTGATGGCCGTGGACATGCGCGACGGTGCCGGAGTGACGGAACTGGCCGAGGAGCTTGGCATAACCAAGGGGGCTGTCTCCCAACTGGTCACAAAGCTGGTGAAAAAAGGGCTTCTGCTCAAGGAACCGGACCCGGAAAACGGTTCCCGTGTCGTAGTCATGACAACGGAAATCGGGCATGCGGCCAGCGAGAACCATCTGGCCTTTCACAGGGACCATGACAAGATATTTCTGGAATATATGGCGACGCTCGACGCGGCTTCGTATGCGACTGTCAGCCAGTTGAGCGAACAAATGGAAAAGTGGATGGACAATTACCTGAAGTAA
- a CDS encoding transcriptional repressor, with the protein MNFIVGMSKGAETAFMDYMASHNLSMTPQRKIIVETFLETEGHFSAEHLCRLVKEKASDIGQATIYRTLRILVESGLADSMDPGDGVALYEHAYGHQHHDHLICVNCGATIEIFDETIESRQEKVAEDHGYKLTRHRMFLFGLCADCQNGSH; encoded by the coding sequence ATGAATTTCATTGTCGGTATGTCTAAAGGCGCAGAGACAGCATTCATGGATTACATGGCGAGCCATAATCTGAGCATGACTCCGCAACGCAAGATTATCGTTGAGACTTTTTTGGAAACGGAAGGCCATTTTTCGGCAGAGCATTTGTGCCGGCTGGTCAAGGAGAAAGCCTCGGATATCGGGCAGGCGACGATTTATAGGACCCTCAGGATTCTTGTTGAATCGGGGCTTGCCGACAGCATGGACCCGGGGGATGGCGTGGCGCTCTATGAGCATGCTTACGGGCACCAGCATCATGACCACTTGATTTGCGTGAATTGCGGGGCCACGATTGAGATTTTTGATGAAACCATTGAAAGCCGTCAGGAAAAAGTCGCTGAAGACCATGGGTATAAACTGACGCGGCACCGCATGTTTCTTTTCGGCCTTTGTGCCGATTGCCAAAACGGAAGCCATTAA
- a CDS encoding VWA-like domain-containing protein: protein MDAVRKKLLKARTGLLLEHPFFGSLCLRMTPVEDTKCATAWTDGRTLGYNPVYVAGLSKAQVQGLLAHTVMHPACQHHVRRKNRDAHYWNMACDHAINWILVDAGITLPPKYLDNPAYHGLTADEIYTELRSHGGEENRPALTDGDGEVDGDTDWDGLPGNMGEGDDLGDDSDSGEGEAGGDGQVEEGAAGEDAAESGSEQHGDPGGSGEVRDSEQDIEGGASDEGATDEQWELALAQAAQQARDMGDLPGSLERLVREMLNPKLDWQELLERFISERARDDYSWTPPNKRFLHMDIILPSLSHRKLPEVIVAIDTSGSVTEPEINQFGAEISGILENYDTTVHVTYCDSIITGAQSFGRHDLPLELAPEGGGGTDYRPVFDWVEKEGMDPACLVYLTDMECMHFPEREPEYPVLWARVGGGGKTPPFGDMIDIR from the coding sequence ATGGACGCTGTACGTAAAAAACTGCTGAAGGCCCGCACTGGGCTGCTGCTGGAGCATCCGTTTTTCGGATCGCTGTGTCTCCGCATGACACCTGTCGAGGATACCAAGTGCGCCACCGCTTGGACCGACGGACGGACGCTTGGCTATAATCCGGTCTATGTGGCGGGGTTGAGCAAGGCGCAGGTGCAGGGGCTTCTGGCGCATACCGTCATGCATCCGGCCTGCCAGCACCATGTGCGCCGGAAGAACCGCGACGCCCATTATTGGAACATGGCCTGCGACCACGCGATCAATTGGATTCTCGTGGATGCGGGCATCACCCTGCCTCCCAAGTATCTGGACAATCCCGCCTATCATGGGTTGACCGCCGACGAAATCTACACGGAATTGCGGTCGCACGGCGGGGAGGAAAACCGTCCCGCCCTGACTGACGGTGACGGCGAGGTCGATGGAGACACCGATTGGGATGGCCTTCCCGGCAACATGGGCGAGGGCGACGATCTCGGTGACGATTCGGATTCCGGTGAAGGTGAGGCCGGTGGTGACGGTCAGGTGGAAGAAGGGGCCGCCGGTGAAGACGCGGCAGAGTCCGGCAGCGAGCAGCATGGCGATCCGGGCGGCAGCGGAGAAGTGCGGGACAGCGAGCAGGACATCGAGGGCGGTGCGTCCGACGAAGGTGCCACGGATGAACAGTGGGAGCTGGCCCTTGCACAGGCCGCGCAGCAGGCGCGGGACATGGGAGACCTCCCCGGTTCCCTTGAACGGCTGGTCCGGGAGATGCTGAACCCGAAGCTCGACTGGCAGGAACTGCTTGAGCGGTTCATCAGCGAACGGGCACGGGATGACTACAGCTGGACGCCGCCCAACAAACGTTTTTTGCACATGGACATCATCCTCCCGTCCCTGTCACACCGCAAACTGCCGGAAGTGATCGTGGCCATCGATACTTCCGGCAGTGTGACGGAACCGGAAATCAATCAGTTCGGTGCCGAGATTTCCGGTATACTGGAAAACTACGACACGACTGTTCATGTGACTTACTGCGACAGCATCATCACCGGGGCGCAGTCGTTCGGACGTCATGACCTGCCGCTGGAACTCGCACCCGAGGGCGGGGGCGGGACCGATTACCGTCCTGTGTTCGACTGGGTGGAAAAAGAGGGCATGGACCCGGCGTGCTTGGTCTATCTGACTGATATGGAATGCATGCATTTCCCGGAGCGGGAACCGGAATATCCGGTGCTCTGGGCCCGCGTCGGGGGCGGCGGAAAAACACCGCCGTTCGGCGATATGATTGATATACGATAA
- a CDS encoding MoxR family ATPase codes for MTPKQIKASLRTLIPIKQPVFLWGAPGVGKSQVVAQVAEELGRELVDIRAVLLDPVDLRGLPSVGGDGTAHWCPPSFLPTEGEGILFLDELNAAPPLVQAACYQLVLDRKVGEYTLPDGWTVVAAGNRESDRAVTHRMPSALANRFVHLDFSVDANAWLEWADEKGLPEEIRAFIRFRPNLLHDFDPKKNEKAFPSPRSWEFAARIMASTPDPDVELSLLKGTVGPGAAAEFAGFSRMFRQLPDPDAVINHPSTANVPEEPATLYALCEALAKRAGDETAESIIVYASRLPSEFGVLLVRDAVKTHRGVVESPAFSRWATANSDVLL; via the coding sequence ATGACCCCGAAACAGATCAAGGCCTCCCTGCGGACGCTCATTCCAATCAAACAACCCGTTTTTTTATGGGGCGCTCCCGGTGTGGGCAAGAGTCAGGTCGTGGCGCAGGTGGCTGAAGAACTCGGCCGGGAACTTGTCGATATCCGTGCCGTGTTGCTTGATCCCGTGGACCTGCGCGGACTGCCTTCAGTGGGCGGTGACGGTACGGCCCATTGGTGCCCGCCTTCGTTCCTGCCCACGGAAGGGGAGGGGATTCTGTTCCTTGATGAACTCAACGCGGCACCGCCTCTGGTGCAGGCCGCCTGCTATCAGCTCGTGCTGGATCGCAAGGTGGGCGAATACACGCTTCCTGACGGCTGGACCGTGGTGGCTGCGGGCAACCGTGAAAGCGACCGGGCCGTCACGCACCGTATGCCTTCGGCCCTTGCCAACCGTTTTGTGCATCTTGATTTTTCCGTGGACGCGAACGCGTGGCTGGAGTGGGCTGACGAGAAAGGGTTGCCTGAGGAGATCAGGGCTTTCATTCGTTTCAGGCCGAACCTGCTGCACGATTTCGACCCCAAAAAGAACGAGAAGGCGTTCCCTTCGCCAAGATCATGGGAATTCGCCGCCCGAATCATGGCCTCGACCCCGGACCCGGACGTAGAACTGAGTCTGTTAAAGGGTACGGTCGGTCCCGGTGCGGCGGCGGAGTTCGCTGGGTTCTCCCGGATGTTCAGGCAATTGCCCGATCCGGATGCTGTCATCAACCATCCAAGTACCGCAAATGTACCCGAGGAACCCGCGACCTTGTACGCGTTGTGCGAGGCCCTGGCGAAAAGAGCCGGGGATGAGACTGCGGAAAGCATCATTGTGTATGCTTCCAGACTGCCCTCCGAATTCGGAGTGCTGTTGGTCCGTGATGCCGTGAAAACGCATCGGGGCGTGGTCGAGTCTCCGGCCTTTTCGCGTTGGGCGACTGCCAACTCTGACGTTCTGCTCTAA
- a CDS encoding DUF1987 domain-containing protein, producing MTRYSVQATKSSPRIDFDPKRMSFEIKGESYPENCWAFYGPMFDWLEEFFVQSNGDRLEIDMEILYFNSSSSKTFMDLFDLLDEHADKGKNIVVNWRYHEENESAMECGEEFMEDVSNLTFNLIEFTD from the coding sequence ATGACCAGATACAGTGTACAGGCGACCAAGTCCTCGCCGCGCATAGATTTTGATCCGAAGCGCATGTCGTTTGAGATCAAGGGTGAATCGTACCCGGAGAACTGCTGGGCGTTTTACGGCCCCATGTTCGACTGGCTTGAAGAATTTTTCGTGCAGTCAAACGGCGACCGTTTGGAGATTGACATGGAGATTCTCTATTTCAACAGCTCGTCGTCAAAGACGTTCATGGACCTGTTCGATCTGCTCGATGAGCACGCGGACAAGGGCAAGAACATCGTGGTGAACTGGCGCTACCATGAAGAAAACGAGTCGGCCATGGAGTGCGGAGAGGAATTCATGGAAGACGTTTCCAATCTCACGTTCAACCTGATCGAATTTACCGATTAA
- a CDS encoding SiaB family protein kinase, which produces MADSLFRYYEEMQREGVILYFNGPVSQGVVESIADLMRNKMSAEEAGMGSVQRVFSILVEQMQNIVRYSSEREVASDALQGDMAYGQVVVGREMDGRIFVACGNRVSAEDCGELTDHIERLRRMNPEELKAYYRERRRSRAPENSKGAGLGFVEMARKSARPMDYEIRPLDCDTSFFSMKVVAQ; this is translated from the coding sequence ATGGCTGACAGCCTGTTCAGATATTACGAAGAGATGCAGCGGGAAGGGGTGATTCTGTATTTTAACGGCCCGGTTTCCCAAGGAGTGGTGGAAAGCATTGCCGATCTGATGCGTAACAAGATGAGCGCAGAGGAAGCGGGCATGGGTTCCGTGCAACGGGTCTTTTCCATTCTTGTGGAGCAGATGCAGAATATCGTGCGTTACTCGTCCGAGCGGGAGGTTGCTTCCGATGCCCTGCAAGGGGACATGGCGTATGGGCAGGTCGTTGTCGGGCGCGAGATGGATGGCCGGATTTTCGTGGCCTGCGGCAACCGGGTCAGCGCCGAGGACTGTGGCGAGTTGACCGACCATATCGAGCGGCTTCGCCGGATGAATCCGGAAGAGTTGAAGGCGTATTATCGGGAACGCCGGAGGAGCCGAGCTCCCGAGAACAGCAAGGGCGCTGGGCTGGGGTTTGTTGAAATGGCGCGGAAGTCAGCCCGTCCCATGGATTACGAGATTCGTCCGCTTGATTGCGACACCTCGTTTTTTTCCATGAAAGTCGTGGCCCAGTAG
- a CDS encoding SpoIIE family protein phosphatase produces the protein MSFMIGLLQSVLDWSVERKMTIMLFLGIVIVPLVSLVVLHSSGPRVTMNFLVGLLTGAIILLVPLSKWMSHVIALRNIRELNDQCTSLKQGDYAHVSLPAGEVEGEGHDFVRLKRNMHWMGYAIATREYRLQAAMGDLAEAQRKISESLDYASLIQTSFLPDTRQLVDILPEHFLVWNQRDKVGGDSYWFRLWGNGFFIGVIDCTGHGVPGAFMTLIVHSLLDKAVDESDGSPAAVLGSMNRLIKDALRQNRKGAMSDDGMDCALCYVDLDRDRLLFSGANSPLYLMDEDGVRLIKGDRCGLGYVRSPRDFRFTDVEVPLTRKTRFYLATDGLVDQVGGEKRLPFGKRRFMRFMETHFEMPITTQCDALMRLLEEYQGDETRRDDVTVLGFELD, from the coding sequence ATGAGTTTCATGATCGGGTTGCTGCAATCGGTTCTGGACTGGAGCGTCGAACGCAAGATGACCATCATGCTTTTTCTGGGCATTGTGATTGTACCGCTTGTGTCGCTTGTGGTGCTGCATTCGAGCGGGCCACGGGTGACCATGAATTTTCTTGTGGGTCTGTTGACCGGGGCAATCATTTTGCTTGTTCCTCTGTCCAAATGGATGAGCCACGTCATCGCCCTTCGCAATATCCGGGAACTCAACGACCAGTGCACGTCCCTTAAGCAGGGGGATTACGCGCATGTGTCGCTGCCTGCGGGAGAGGTTGAGGGCGAGGGCCATGATTTCGTCAGGCTCAAGCGCAACATGCACTGGATGGGATATGCCATCGCCACGCGTGAATACCGGCTTCAGGCTGCCATGGGCGATCTTGCGGAGGCCCAGCGGAAAATCAGTGAAAGTCTTGATTATGCCAGTCTCATCCAGACGTCCTTTCTACCCGATACCCGGCAGCTTGTTGATATCCTGCCCGAACATTTTCTCGTGTGGAATCAGCGCGACAAAGTGGGCGGGGATTCCTACTGGTTCCGGCTGTGGGGAAACGGATTCTTCATCGGCGTGATCGATTGCACCGGGCATGGCGTTCCCGGCGCTTTCATGACGTTGATTGTCCACTCCCTGCTGGACAAGGCCGTCGACGAAAGTGACGGCAGTCCCGCAGCCGTTCTCGGCAGCATGAACCGTCTTATCAAGGACGCCCTGCGCCAGAACAGGAAAGGGGCCATGTCCGACGACGGCATGGATTGCGCGCTCTGCTATGTGGATCTTGACCGTGACCGGCTGCTTTTTTCCGGTGCCAACAGTCCGCTGTATCTCATGGATGAAGACGGCGTGCGTCTCATCAAGGGGGATCGTTGCGGGCTCGGGTATGTGCGCTCTCCCAGAGATTTCCGGTTTACTGATGTTGAGGTGCCGTTGACGCGAAAGACCCGTTTTTATCTGGCTACCGACGGTCTGGTCGATCAGGTCGGCGGGGAAAAGCGGCTTCCGTTCGGAAAGCGGCGGTTCATGCGATTCATGGAAACACATTTCGAGATGCCGATTACCACGCAGTGCGACGCATTGATGCGGCTTCTCGAAGAATATCAGGGCGACGAAACCCGTCGTGACGACGTGACCGTACTCGGGTTTGAACTCGATTGA